Proteins from a single region of bacterium:
- a CDS encoding type II toxin-antitoxin system HicB family antitoxin, with protein MISEYIKEAMEHAVYEKLEDGTYAGKIPECKGVVAFEKTLRKCEEKLQSVLEAWVLLGFKMKHPLPVIGNIDLNRELDYAEIISH; from the coding sequence ATTATTTCAGAATATATAAAAGAAGCAATGGAACATGCAGTTTATGAAAAATTAGAAGATGGAACTTATGCGGGGAAAATTCCTGAATGCAAAGGAGTTGTTGCTTTTGAAAAAACATTGAGGAAATGTGAAGAAAAATTACAATCCGTTCTTGAAGCATGGGTATTACTCGGTTTCAAAATGAAACATCCCTTACCTGTTATAGGTAATATAGACCTGAATAGAGAACTTGATTATGCAGAAATTATCTCCCATTAA
- a CDS encoding polysaccharide deacetylase family protein: MILAYHRINPYYKNDALTVSPENFQKQIEYLLQKGLKPLITLDDGYADNLWYAIPLLDKFNIKPLIFLTVNYIGTNNIFPRYKDLERDRFLNWAEVRQMSDNSTIVGSHSLSHPHLTLLDEKSLWEELSFSKKIIEDKTGKEVLYFCYPYGDLNEKVIEKVKEAGYKGAFVTPPKGKKIKNTNYTLIRTGIYGHNNFMIFKLKIWKTIQRGKKY, translated from the coding sequence ATGATACTGGCATATCACAGGATTAATCCGTATTATAAGAATGATGCTTTGACTGTTTCTCCTGAAAATTTTCAGAAACAGATTGAATATCTTTTACAAAAGGGATTAAAACCACTAATAACACTTGATGACGGATATGCTGATAATCTATGGTATGCAATACCTCTGTTAGATAAATTTAACATCAAACCTTTAATATTTTTAACTGTAAACTATATAGGAACAAATAATATCTTCCCTAGATATAAAGATTTAGAAAGGGACAGGTTTTTAAATTGGGCAGAAGTTCGTCAAATGTCAGATAACAGTACTATAGTTGGCTCACACTCCCTTTCACATCCACATCTTACTCTCCTTGATGAAAAAAGTTTATGGGAAGAGCTTTCCTTTTCAAAAAAGATAATAGAAGATAAAACAGGTAAAGAGGTATTATATTTCTGTTATCCTTATGGAGACCTTAATGAAAAGGTTATAGAAAAAGTTAAAGAGGCAGGGTATAAAGGGGCTTTTGTAACTCCTCCAAAAGGTAAAAAAATAAAGAACACTAATTATACACTTATACGAACAGGGATTTATGGCCATAATAATTTTATGATATTCAAATTAAAGATATGGAAAACTATTCAGAGAGGAAAAAAATATTAG
- a CDS encoding glycosyltransferase family 39 protein encodes MLIFFFALILRIGFILTLNNTVDVWGDWWDELGWKLATRQGYWVNNPYFPDGVRFYSWRPPAFPFFLGCIYKIFGHSYFAAKIGLALLSSLCCILLFFLTSEILESKIAALWCAFIYTIYPPSIFWTGYLAPVTLETFVLLLIVLLLIKSKNKKNNIFFFIISGLCTGIGILTRSVFIVFLPIVFIWLIITDRKQLLRKFLFYIVTTIITVSPWVLRNYRIHKTFVLTSTEGGIVCYIANNEKSIYQPSGYWDPTGYYNEPIIQQIKGLSEIETDKFFYREALRFIKTHPDIYWQLVKDRFLRFWKLTPHTFSGPGESYKPYHTRIALITNLPIFILAGLGFLLSLKQWKNFLLFYLIIIFWSLPIILFFKTIIRYREPLMPIVLFIGCYAIYKISIMMKNKKIYEKEM; translated from the coding sequence ATGTTAATTTTCTTTTTTGCATTAATCCTTCGGATTGGGTTTATTCTTACATTAAATAATACTGTGGATGTATGGGGGGACTGGTGGGATGAACTCGGTTGGAAATTAGCAACACGACAGGGCTACTGGGTTAACAATCCTTATTTTCCCGATGGCGTAAGATTTTACTCTTGGCGTCCACCTGCTTTTCCTTTTTTTCTTGGATGTATATATAAGATATTTGGACACAGTTATTTTGCCGCAAAGATTGGACTTGCTTTATTAAGTTCATTATGTTGTATCCTTTTATTTTTTCTCACCTCAGAAATTTTGGAAAGTAAAATAGCGGCCTTATGGTGTGCCTTTATATATACTATTTATCCTCCCTCTATCTTCTGGACTGGATACCTTGCACCTGTTACATTAGAGACATTTGTACTTTTACTTATAGTTCTACTATTGATTAAAAGCAAGAATAAAAAAAATAATATATTCTTTTTCATAATATCTGGATTATGTACAGGAATAGGTATTTTAACTCGCTCTGTTTTCATTGTATTTTTACCCATTGTATTTATCTGGCTAATTATAACAGACAGAAAACAACTGTTAAGAAAATTCCTTTTTTATATAGTAACAACTATTATAACAGTATCTCCATGGGTTTTAAGAAACTACAGAATTCATAAGACATTCGTTTTAACTTCAACGGAAGGAGGTATCGTCTGTTATATAGCCAATAATGAAAAATCAATATATCAACCATCCGGGTATTGGGACCCTACAGGATACTACAACGAACCAATTATTCAACAAATTAAAGGACTTTCAGAGATAGAAACAGATAAATTCTTTTACAGAGAAGCATTAAGATTTATAAAAACACATCCTGATATATACTGGCAACTTGTGAAAGATAGGTTTTTAAGATTCTGGAAGTTAACACCACATACATTTTCAGGACCGGGAGAAAGTTATAAGCCATACCATACAAGAATAGCACTTATTACCAATCTACCAATTTTTATACTTGCTGGACTGGGATTTTTATTATCTTTAAAACAATGGAAGAACTTTTTATTATTTTATCTTATAATTATCTTTTGGTCTCTTCCAATCATTCTATTTTTTAAAACCATTATAAGATACCGTGAACCTTTAATGCCAATAGTTCTATTTATAGGATGTTATGCTATATATAAAATAAGTATTATGATGAAAAATAAAAAAATCTATGAAAAAGAAATGTAA
- a CDS encoding class I SAM-dependent methyltransferase encodes MIICPLCKNQGRLIWKEKQYKVYRCKDCSVAFLHPAPETPEIIYSEKYFQQWYIRYYKERKQYIEKLFTLIEKYIDKKGKLLDVGCGTGILLEVAKEKGWDVYGQDIAPFAINYCRSKGYIVYDKPLPELNLPEHSFDVITMFDAIAHLKDPVFYVNTCVKLLKPGGYLIIKTPYHPPYLFFLANILSFTGKSRSLLHIPAQVFHFSEKSLILMLFTNFKLLKNKRINDFSSFNKKSKLKNISIINLWKKI; translated from the coding sequence ATGATAATATGTCCGCTGTGTAAAAATCAGGGACGGTTGATATGGAAAGAAAAACAGTATAAGGTATATAGATGTAAAGATTGTAGTGTTGCATTTCTCCATCCTGCACCCGAGACCCCAGAGATTATATATAGTGAAAAATACTTTCAACAGTGGTATATCAGATATTACAAGGAGCGAAAACAATATATAGAAAAATTATTTACACTGATTGAAAAGTACATTGATAAAAAAGGAAAACTATTAGATGTAGGTTGTGGCACTGGCATATTACTTGAAGTTGCAAAAGAGAAAGGATGGGATGTATATGGACAGGATATTGCACCTTTTGCTATAAATTATTGTAGAAGCAAGGGCTATATTGTTTATGATAAACCCCTGCCAGAATTAAATTTACCTGAACATTCCTTTGATGTAATTACAATGTTTGATGCTATAGCCCACCTGAAAGACCCTGTATTTTATGTAAATACCTGTGTTAAACTTCTGAAACCTGGTGGATACTTAATAATCAAAACACCTTATCATCCACCATATCTGTTTTTTCTTGCCAATATCCTTTCATTTACAGGAAAAAGCAGGTCATTACTCCATATCCCTGCTCAGGTATTCCATTTTAGCGAAAAATCTTTGATTTTAATGTTATTTACTAATTTTAAATTATTGAAAAATAAAAGAATTAATGACTTTTCTTCTTTTAATAAAAAAAGTAAATTAAAAAATATCAGTATAATAAACTTATGGAAAAAAATATAA
- a CDS encoding glycosyltransferase family 39 protein yields the protein MENYSERKKILVLSLTAFLIRIAFIFTLKNEVYFADEFEYYRIVQNFLSGNGFFVSEELKGFRPPLYPLLLSILYFLKFNLFGIRIFQCFISSITVCLTYLAAKKLFSEKVALWSGIISVIYPFFIFYNGFLLTETLFVFLVLLVIYNLINLTEKTSSWIKAGISLGLAGLCRPTMQLYLPIALIHLLCDKEQWKIKIKKILFISFFFSLTLSPWILRNYLVFDRFIPGTTMGGRVFWEGNNPYSNGGPCRYFPVEIEKLPEIERDVAYYKKTIDIIKENPARFLWLLQNKFKRFWNVIPNASEFTKPLYLLISVMSFGIMMPFFVLGFLLTFKNKKAQFIHSLIILFTIFHIIFLASIRYRIPLEPFYIIFSVYGFFWLVNGTFGIINRGVITRREK from the coding sequence ATGGAAAACTATTCAGAGAGGAAAAAAATATTAGTCCTATCTCTTACGGCTTTTTTGATACGAATTGCTTTTATTTTCACACTTAAGAATGAAGTCTATTTTGCGGATGAGTTTGAGTATTACAGAATAGTCCAGAATTTTCTGTCAGGCAATGGTTTTTTTGTTAGTGAAGAGTTAAAGGGATTTAGACCGCCTCTTTATCCTTTATTGCTGAGTATTCTTTATTTTCTTAAATTCAATCTTTTTGGTATCCGTATATTTCAATGCTTTATTTCTTCTATAACTGTATGTCTGACCTATCTCGCAGCAAAAAAACTCTTTTCTGAAAAGGTCGCTTTATGGTCAGGTATTATATCAGTTATATATCCTTTTTTCATCTTTTATAATGGATTTTTACTTACAGAAACGCTTTTTGTTTTTCTTGTACTTCTTGTTATCTATAACCTAATAAATCTTACAGAAAAAACATCTTCATGGATAAAAGCAGGTATTTCTCTGGGATTGGCAGGACTCTGCAGACCCACAATGCAGTTGTATCTACCCATCGCTCTTATCCATCTCCTCTGTGACAAAGAACAGTGGAAAATTAAAATAAAAAAAATTTTATTTATTTCTTTTTTCTTCTCACTTACTTTATCCCCTTGGATTTTGAGAAATTATCTGGTATTTGATAGGTTTATACCTGGAACAACAATGGGAGGCAGGGTTTTCTGGGAAGGTAACAACCCTTATTCAAATGGAGGTCCCTGTAGATACTTCCCAGTAGAAATAGAAAAATTGCCTGAAATAGAAAGGGATGTTGCTTATTATAAAAAAACCATTGATATTATAAAAGAAAATCCTGCTCGCTTCCTGTGGCTATTACAGAATAAATTTAAAAGGTTCTGGAATGTTATTCCAAATGCTTCTGAATTTACAAAGCCATTATACCTTCTAATAAGTGTAATGAGTTTTGGGATTATGATGCCTTTCTTTGTTTTAGGATTTTTACTAACCTTTAAAAACAAAAAAGCACAGTTTATCCATTCTCTTATTATTCTTTTTACTATCTTTCATATTATCTTTCTCGCATCAATTAGATATAGAATACCTCTTGAGCCATTCTACATCATCTTTTCAGTATATGGTTTCTTCTGGTTAGTTAATGGAACATTTGGTATAATAAATAGAGGTGTAATTACAAGGAGGGAAAAGTGA
- a CDS encoding acyltransferase → MIKPAIKEIGLSKALKYIIGNFCLLLFNLMFISPLRVLYLKLFGVKIGQGTVIENITFINLYRTGLKGLKIGSNCFIGAETMLDLAGQITIYDNVTIAERVTILTHMNVGYKSHPLQKYYPSTTKNVIIESGVFIGTGSIILPGVKIHKNSLIGAGSVVNSDVGSNSVVAGVPAKLIKRLEDDNVEK, encoded by the coding sequence ATGATTAAACCGGCTATAAAAGAAATTGGACTCTCAAAAGCACTGAAATATATAATAGGAAATTTCTGTCTTCTATTGTTTAATCTGATGTTTATATCTCCTCTCCGAGTATTATATCTAAAACTTTTTGGAGTAAAAATTGGACAAGGTACTGTTATAGAAAACATAACCTTTATCAATCTTTACAGAACGGGTCTTAAAGGACTTAAAATAGGTTCCAATTGTTTTATTGGAGCAGAAACAATGTTGGATTTAGCAGGACAAATCACAATATACGACAATGTAACAATTGCTGAGAGAGTAACTATACTTACACATATGAATGTAGGATATAAAAGTCATCCTTTACAAAAATATTATCCATCAACTACAAAAAATGTAATTATTGAAAGTGGGGTTTTTATAGGAACAGGAAGTATTATACTTCCAGGAGTAAAAATTCATAAAAATTCCCTCATAGGCGCAGGAAGTGTTGTCAATTCTGATGTAGGAAGCAACTCTGTGGTTGCTGGTGTCCCAGCAAAATTAATAAAGAGATTAGAGGATGATAATGTGGAAAAATAG
- a CDS encoding glycosyltransferase family 2 protein yields the protein MKLSVIIPVYNERFTILEIIKKVEEVPVEKEIIVVDDGSTDGTREILQRFSQDSLYPDNKLNKDREHLKIIFKEKNEGKGSAIKEGLKNITGDIVVIQDADLEYNPMDWIKMLKVMEEKRADVIYGSRVLGKGEKSSLSFYLGGRLLSLLTNFLYRSNITDEPTCYKMFRTEIIKRINLKCKGFEFCPEVTAKVLKSGYKIYEVPITYKPRKIKEGKKIRWYDGLVAIWVLVKYRFFQ from the coding sequence ATGAAATTATCAGTAATAATTCCGGTCTATAATGAAAGATTTACCATCCTTGAAATAATAAAGAAGGTAGAGGAAGTTCCTGTAGAAAAAGAGATAATAGTTGTTGATGATGGTAGTACTGACGGAACGAGAGAAATCTTACAACGATTTTCTCAAGATTCTCTTTACCCTGATAATAAACTAAATAAAGATAGGGAACATCTCAAAATTATTTTTAAAGAAAAAAATGAAGGCAAAGGTTCTGCTATAAAAGAAGGGTTAAAAAATATAACAGGAGATATTGTAGTAATACAGGATGCGGACTTAGAATATAATCCTATGGATTGGATAAAAATGTTAAAGGTAATGGAAGAGAAAAGAGCAGATGTTATTTATGGTTCAAGAGTTCTCGGTAAGGGAGAAAAATCATCTCTGTCTTTCTATTTAGGAGGTCGTTTACTTTCTCTCCTTACAAATTTTTTATACAGATCTAATATAACCGATGAACCTACATGCTATAAGATGTTCAGAACAGAGATAATAAAAAGAATAAATCTGAAATGCAAGGGTTTTGAATTCTGTCCTGAAGTAACAGCGAAGGTATTGAAAAGTGGGTATAAAATATATGAGGTCCCAATAACTTATAAACCCAGAAAGATAAAAGAAGGGAAAAAGATAAGATGGTATGATGGTTTAGTTGCTATATGGGTGTTGGTTAAATACAGGTTTTTCCAATGA
- the rffA gene encoding dTDP-4-amino-4,6-dideoxygalactose transaminase: protein MKIYPLNKPDWGIKEIIAVTKYILRGKGGGGNGEITRRVEKKIGEILNIPYVFLTSSGTSALELGLYALQLQPGYEVITSSFTFVSTATAIIRQGGIPAFVDIEINTMNINPDLIEDKINEKTKVIIPVHYGGLGCKMEKILNIAQKYNLSVIEDAAHAFGSKYKEKYLGTWGDIGCFSFHETKNIVCGEGGAIVTSNEGLSEKIDIIREKGTNRSKFLKGEIEKYEWISEGSNFLLSDILAVLLEQQINKLEIINKKRKEIAEYMYNKLQSLSPPLILPNKNLMEETNWHIFAIRVPNQQIRSELLIYLNKNGIKASFHYLPLHLSPYIKTNPIYKYKNGDLPITESVASTIIRLPLNTKMKYKDVDYIVYHIEKFFKGEKCCENRI from the coding sequence ATGAAAATATACCCTTTAAATAAACCTGATTGGGGAATAAAAGAAATTATTGCGGTAACAAAATATATACTTAGAGGAAAAGGAGGTGGAGGAAACGGTGAAATAACAAGAAGAGTTGAAAAAAAAATAGGAGAAATTTTAAATATCCCTTATGTTTTTTTAACATCTTCAGGTACATCTGCATTAGAACTTGGGTTATATGCCCTACAATTACAACCAGGATATGAAGTCATAACAAGCTCATTTACATTTGTATCTACCGCAACTGCAATTATTCGGCAAGGTGGAATACCAGCTTTTGTAGATATTGAAATAAATACTATGAATATAAATCCTGATTTAATTGAAGACAAAATTAACGAAAAAACAAAGGTAATTATTCCTGTACATTACGGCGGCTTAGGCTGTAAAATGGAGAAGATATTGAATATCGCTCAAAAATATAATCTTTCAGTAATTGAAGACGCAGCCCATGCATTTGGTTCAAAATATAAAGAAAAATATTTAGGTACATGGGGAGATATAGGATGTTTTAGTTTCCATGAAACTAAAAATATTGTATGTGGAGAAGGTGGAGCTATTGTTACTTCTAACGAAGGATTATCTGAAAAAATAGATATAATAAGAGAAAAAGGAACTAACCGTTCAAAATTTCTTAAAGGAGAAATAGAAAAATATGAATGGATATCAGAAGGTTCTAATTTTCTACTTTCAGATATTCTTGCTGTTCTATTAGAACAACAAATTAACAAATTGGAGATAATCAACAAAAAACGTAAAGAAATTGCTGAATATATGTACAACAAACTTCAATCTTTATCTCCACCTTTAATTTTACCTAATAAAAATTTAATGGAAGAAACAAACTGGCATATTTTTGCAATAAGAGTACCTAATCAGCAAATTCGTAGCGAATTATTAATATACTTAAACAAGAATGGTATAAAAGCTTCCTTCCATTATCTTCCATTACATCTTTCTCCATATATTAAAACTAATCCTATTTATAAATATAAAAATGGAGATTTACCTATAACAGAGTCAGTAGCAAGTACTATAATAAGATTGCCATTAAATACAAAAATGAAATATAAAGATGTAGATTATATTGTTTATCATATAGAAAAATTTTTCAAAGGAGAAAAGTGCTGTGAAAACAGAATATAA
- a CDS encoding glycosyltransferase family 39 protein yields the protein MKKKCNFNFVYLLAGSILCILINSMGLNFLTPGEKVRDIVFENEKNVKDNIETLIRERKTIREMVKTAVAEYYPTYNPEEKIPFLYNNKQIFIERNIINGMRSYLLRTGIPDEGVLIPLERMEPKRFNFNPSYFAYGGFYIYSEGLYLAILKFIGILNIKKDIGYYLLNPSEIGKIFIALRIVNILLSLGSFFLIFLIGYRLQGQLHGIISSLLFIFTPGIVIWNHFARPHVFSLFWILLAVYFLLKTLQNKNWKNKDFVLGCIFTGLTVSILIPYGILISLLIPLTIILYKSKNNLSFTKNFLLSMLIITGVFLITNPYFLSSINEVVAEYKFTRMDVQYRPSLYNYYYYLTTVLKMHLGTPLWILFLICMAISLWKLKKEELLVISPVVIGFILFGTSYPNYLLRFIFFLPFITLIIGGSLAKIFRIKKVVPFSISIFAFCFLYTILYTLAHLQLFTTDNPRYIAGEWINKNIPEGTSIGLKEPPVAFRTTPFSFAKYKVTIIENKKEFEKNIPVYFVTSSFDWRFSRYGEIENYLSDNYEKLKIFVKSPSILNIEFINNYEPIPPDYCYFNPIVIIWKANK from the coding sequence ATGAAAAAGAAATGTAATTTTAATTTCGTTTATTTATTAGCAGGAAGTATTCTCTGTATTTTAATAAATTCAATGGGTCTAAACTTTTTAACACCTGGGGAAAAAGTAAGAGATATTGTTTTTGAAAACGAAAAAAATGTAAAGGATAATATAGAAACGTTGATAAGAGAACGTAAGACAATAAGAGAAATGGTTAAAACTGCAGTAGCAGAATATTATCCTACTTACAATCCTGAAGAAAAAATTCCATTTTTATATAATAATAAACAAATTTTTATAGAAAGAAACATAATAAACGGGATGAGAAGTTATCTATTACGCACTGGAATACCAGATGAAGGGGTTTTAATTCCATTAGAACGAATGGAGCCCAAACGATTTAACTTCAATCCCTCATACTTTGCATATGGAGGGTTTTACATATATTCCGAGGGGCTGTACCTTGCTATATTGAAATTTATTGGTATTCTAAACATAAAAAAAGATATAGGATACTACCTATTAAATCCTTCTGAGATAGGGAAAATATTTATCGCATTAAGAATCGTAAATATATTGTTATCTTTGGGTTCATTCTTCCTTATTTTTCTAATTGGATATAGGTTACAAGGACAATTACATGGAATTATATCTTCTTTACTATTTATTTTTACTCCTGGAATTGTAATTTGGAATCATTTTGCAAGACCTCATGTATTTTCACTGTTCTGGATTTTACTTGCAGTATATTTTCTTCTAAAGACATTACAAAATAAAAATTGGAAAAACAAAGATTTTGTTTTAGGATGTATATTCACAGGATTGACGGTATCTATCTTAATACCTTATGGCATACTCATTTCTCTTTTAATTCCTTTAACTATTATCTTATATAAATCAAAAAACAATTTATCGTTTACAAAAAATTTTCTTCTATCTATGTTAATAATTACAGGCGTTTTTTTAATTACCAATCCTTATTTTCTATCTTCTATTAATGAAGTTGTCGCTGAATATAAATTTACAAGAATGGATGTTCAGTATAGACCTTCCTTATATAATTATTACTATTATCTAACTACGGTATTGAAAATGCATCTTGGAACTCCATTATGGATATTGTTTTTAATATGTATGGCAATTTCTTTATGGAAACTCAAGAAAGAAGAATTGTTAGTCATATCTCCAGTTGTTATTGGTTTTATTCTCTTCGGTACTTCTTATCCAAACTATCTCTTACGATTTATATTCTTTCTTCCTTTTATAACTTTAATTATCGGGGGTAGTTTAGCAAAAATCTTCAGAATAAAGAAAGTTGTTCCTTTCAGTATAAGCATTTTTGCTTTTTGTTTTCTTTATACAATATTATATACACTCGCCCATCTACAATTATTCACAACAGATAATCCCCGATACATAGCCGGAGAATGGATAAATAAAAATATACCGGAAGGTACAAGTATTGGACTTAAAGAACCACCTGTGGCTTTTAGAACTACTCCTTTTTCCTTCGCAAAATATAAAGTGACTATAATAGAAAATAAAAAAGAATTTGAAAAAAATATCCCTGTATATTTTGTAACCAGCAGCTTTGACTGGCGCTTTTCCAGATATGGAGAAATAGAAAATTATTTATCAGACAATTATGAAAAACTAAAAATTTTTGTGAAATCGCCTTCTATACTTAACATAGAATTTATTAATAATTATGAACCTATACCTCCAGACTATTGCTATTTTAATCCTATAGTAATAATCTGGAAAGCTAATAAATAA
- a CDS encoding glycosyltransferase produces MKTEYKKGITVIIPCYNEMPHLYSNVMKIFFILDILKYPWEIILIDDKSSDGTVEMIKNIEKLIPNVKTIFHKNNMGRGRCVMDGLKIARYEIAGFIDVDLEIDINYILNVLYEIEKEKTDVVIGERYYKVTLSNLHRFILSRGYNYLVRSMLKIKLKDTEAGFKFFKMSKISLIFDRIKNDGWFWDTEIAALCWKNGLKIKTIPVLFVKQPKKKSSVCIVKDSITYLINLINYRRSFFND; encoded by the coding sequence GTGAAAACAGAATATAAAAAAGGTATTACTGTTATTATACCTTGCTATAATGAGATGCCTCATTTGTATTCTAATGTTATGAAGATTTTTTTCATATTAGATATTTTAAAATATCCTTGGGAAATTATACTTATTGATGACAAAAGTTCAGATGGTACTGTAGAAATGATTAAAAATATAGAGAAACTTATACCAAATGTTAAAACTATATTTCATAAAAATAATATGGGACGAGGTAGATGTGTTATGGATGGACTTAAAATAGCTCGGTATGAAATAGCTGGTTTCATAGATGTTGATTTAGAAATAGACATCAATTATATACTCAATGTTTTATATGAAATCGAAAAAGAAAAAACAGACGTAGTAATTGGAGAAAGATATTATAAGGTAACACTGTCTAATCTCCACCGTTTTATTCTTAGTCGTGGTTATAACTATCTTGTACGAAGTATGCTTAAGATTAAACTCAAAGATACAGAAGCTGGATTTAAATTCTTCAAAATGAGTAAAATCTCTTTAATATTTGATAGAATTAAGAATGATGGTTGGTTTTGGGATACAGAGATTGCAGCATTATGCTGGAAAAATGGGTTAAAGATTAAAACTATTCCTGTTTTATTTGTAAAACAACCTAAAAAGAAATCATCTGTTTGTATAGTTAAGGATAGTATTACATATCTAATTAATTTAATAAATTATAGAAGGAGTTTTTTTAATGATTAA
- a CDS encoding glycosyltransferase family 2 protein has protein sequence MIMWKNRKVSVIFPTYNEKGSIKEAIEDFFASGFVDEIVVVNNNAIEGTDEEVKKTKARLVYEKKQGYGYAIWKGLEEATGDYLIISEPDGTFSGKDVIKLLAYSDDFDYVLGTRTTRELIWEGANMNFFLKWGNWAVGKLMEFLYNTTTLTDVGCTMRLIKRHIYEKIKEHFTIGTQHFGPELTLLVIKSGTKFIEIPVNYKPRVGQSSVTGSMRKAFILGLKMIFLIIGYRFKRIKF, from the coding sequence ATGATAATGTGGAAAAATAGAAAGGTAAGTGTGATATTTCCAACATATAATGAGAAGGGCTCTATAAAAGAAGCTATAGAGGATTTTTTTGCATCGGGATTTGTAGATGAAATAGTGGTAGTAAATAATAATGCCATAGAAGGTACAGATGAAGAAGTAAAGAAAACAAAAGCACGGCTGGTATATGAAAAAAAACAGGGGTATGGATATGCTATCTGGAAAGGGCTGGAAGAAGCAACCGGTGATTACCTTATAATCTCTGAACCGGATGGTACATTTTCAGGAAAAGATGTAATTAAACTTCTTGCCTATAGTGATGATTTTGACTATGTACTGGGAACAAGAACAACAAGAGAACTGATATGGGAAGGTGCAAATATGAACTTTTTCTTGAAATGGGGCAACTGGGCTGTAGGTAAACTTATGGAATTTTTATATAATACTACAACCCTTACAGATGTTGGTTGTACTATGCGACTTATCAAGAGACATATTTACGAAAAAATTAAAGAACATTTTACAATTGGCACACAACACTTCGGACCTGAACTTACCTTACTTGTAATAAAGTCGGGTACAAAATTTATAGAAATCCCGGTAAACTATAAACCGAGGGTAGGGCAGTCATCTGTAACAGGAAGTATGAGAAAGGCATTTATCTTAGGACTGAAGATGATTTTTCTTATTATAGGATACAGATTTAAGAGGATAAAATTTTAA